One Pantoea eucalypti genomic region harbors:
- a CDS encoding YnbE family lipoprotein gives MSLRPLLVLAAGLLSIGCVPRIEVTAPKDPITINMNVKIEHEIHIKVDKDVEALLKNQSGLF, from the coding sequence ATGAGCCTGAGGCCATTACTGGTTCTGGCAGCCGGACTGCTGAGCATCGGATGCGTGCCACGCATTGAAGTCACGGCACCCAAAGACCCTATCACCATCAATATGAATGTAAAAATCGAGCATGAGATCCACATCAAAGTTGATAAAGACGTGGAAGCGTTACTGAAAAACCAGAGCGGACTGTTCTGA
- the tpx gene encoding thiol peroxidase produces MSQTVHFQGNAVPVAGQFPQAGDKAKPFTLVAKNLVNVALSEYAGKRKILNIFPSVDTGVCASSVRKFNQAASELNNAVVLCISADLPFAQSRFCGAENLSNVVTLSTLRGSEFKYEYGVEIADGALEGLTARAVIILDENDKVIYSQLVDEITTEPDYDAALAALK; encoded by the coding sequence ATGTCTCAGACTGTTCATTTTCAGGGTAATGCCGTTCCGGTTGCAGGTCAGTTTCCACAGGCTGGCGATAAAGCTAAGCCTTTCACGCTGGTAGCAAAGAACCTGGTTAACGTTGCGCTCTCTGAGTATGCAGGAAAACGCAAAATTCTGAACATTTTCCCAAGCGTTGATACCGGTGTCTGTGCCTCATCAGTGCGCAAATTCAACCAGGCGGCAAGCGAGCTGAATAACGCCGTGGTGTTATGCATCTCTGCCGATCTGCCTTTTGCCCAGTCGCGTTTCTGTGGCGCGGAAAACCTGAGCAATGTGGTGACGCTGTCGACGCTGCGCGGCTCAGAATTTAAGTATGAGTATGGTGTAGAAATTGCTGATGGTGCGCTGGAAGGCCTGACCGCACGTGCGGTGATCATTCTGGATGAGAACGATAAAGTGATTTACAGCCAGCTGGTTGATGAAATCACCACTGAGCCTGATTACGACGCTGCCCTGGCCGCGCTGAAGTAA
- the ycjG gene encoding L-Ala-D/L-Glu epimerase gives MRTVKSYPEAWPLHTPFVIARGTRTEVKVVVVEIEEDGVKGVGEATPYARYGESEASVLAQIATLLPALQEGMTREALQQALPAGAARNAIDSALWDLAAHQQQRSLWALSGVTAPADVVTAQTVSIDTPEAMASSALALWQHGATLLKIKLDNNFITERLMAIRAAVPEATLIVDANESWYAEGLAARCQLLADIDVAMLEQPLPAGEDAALENFIHPLPICADESCHTRESLAALRGRYEMVNIKLDKTGGLTEALALADAAQQQGFAVMLGCMLCTSRAIRAALPLVPQTRFADLDGPTWLAVDAEPAITVRSGRLIIAASAANYPSSQDRSPWLHPRKSPASQRSRRAD, from the coding sequence ATGAGAACGGTAAAAAGTTATCCCGAAGCCTGGCCGTTGCATACGCCGTTTGTCATTGCCCGTGGAACCCGGACCGAAGTCAAAGTGGTGGTGGTTGAAATTGAGGAAGATGGCGTAAAAGGCGTCGGTGAAGCGACGCCCTATGCGCGCTATGGTGAAAGCGAAGCATCGGTGCTGGCGCAGATCGCCACGTTGCTGCCCGCGCTGCAAGAGGGCATGACGCGCGAGGCATTACAACAGGCGCTGCCTGCCGGGGCGGCGCGCAACGCCATCGACAGTGCACTGTGGGATCTCGCCGCACATCAGCAGCAGCGCAGCCTCTGGGCGCTTAGCGGTGTGACTGCGCCTGCTGATGTCGTGACCGCGCAGACCGTCAGCATTGATACCCCTGAGGCGATGGCCAGCAGCGCACTCGCACTGTGGCAGCATGGTGCAACACTGCTGAAAATTAAGCTGGATAACAATTTTATTACTGAACGGCTGATGGCCATCCGCGCCGCCGTACCGGAAGCAACCCTGATTGTGGATGCAAATGAGTCCTGGTACGCTGAAGGCCTGGCGGCACGCTGTCAGCTGCTGGCAGACATTGATGTGGCGATGCTGGAACAGCCTTTACCTGCAGGTGAAGATGCGGCACTGGAGAACTTTATTCACCCGTTGCCCATTTGTGCCGATGAGAGCTGTCATACACGTGAAAGCCTGGCCGCGCTGCGAGGCCGTTATGAGATGGTCAACATCAAGCTGGATAAAACGGGCGGTCTGACCGAGGCGCTGGCGCTTGCCGATGCCGCGCAGCAGCAGGGCTTTGCGGTAATGCTGGGCTGCATGCTCTGCACCTCGCGGGCGATACGTGCTGCGCTACCGCTGGTGCCGCAGACCCGTTTCGCCGATCTTGATGGGCCGACCTGGCTGGCGGTGGATGCAGAACCGGCGATCACCGTGCGCAGCGGTCGGCTGATTATTGCTGCCAGCGCAGCAAACTACCCATCATCTCAAGATAGGTCTCCGTGGCTTCATCCACGGAAATCACCGGCATCTCAGCGGTCACGCAGGGCAGACTGA
- the zntB gene encoding zinc transporter ZntB gives MDVIEGKALQVSDAIISCQLDGKGGMIPIAEDEVIECEQPCWLHLNYTHSKSAEWLQSTPQIPDAVRDALAGDSMRPRVSRLGDGFMIVLRSVNHNTDARRDQLVVMRVFINDKLIVSTRRRKVSAVDEVLTDLQNGNGPIDCGSWLVDVCDALTDHTSEFIEELHDKIIELEDALLDQRMPARGELGLLRKQLIVMRRYMAPQRDVYARLASEKLGWMDDSERRRMQEIADRLGRGLDDLDAGVARTAILADEVASAMAESMNRRTYTMSLMAMIFLPATFLTGLFGVNLGGIPGGGWEYGFSIFCLLLVALAVGVAGYLRKRRWL, from the coding sequence GTGGACGTCATTGAAGGAAAAGCATTACAGGTTTCAGATGCCATCATTTCATGCCAGCTGGATGGCAAGGGTGGGATGATCCCGATAGCTGAAGATGAAGTTATCGAGTGTGAGCAGCCCTGCTGGCTGCATCTGAACTATACCCACAGCAAAAGCGCAGAATGGCTGCAGTCAACGCCGCAGATTCCCGATGCCGTGCGTGACGCCTTAGCGGGTGACAGCATGCGTCCCCGCGTCAGCCGGCTGGGCGACGGATTTATGATCGTGCTGCGCAGCGTTAACCACAACACCGATGCGCGTCGCGACCAGCTGGTGGTAATGCGCGTGTTCATCAACGATAAGCTCATCGTCTCGACCCGGCGGCGTAAAGTCTCTGCCGTCGATGAAGTGCTCACCGATTTGCAAAACGGTAACGGCCCGATTGACTGCGGCAGCTGGCTGGTCGATGTCTGTGATGCCCTGACCGATCACACCAGCGAATTTATCGAAGAGTTACATGACAAAATCATTGAGCTGGAAGATGCGCTGCTTGACCAGCGGATGCCCGCGCGCGGCGAGCTGGGCCTGCTGCGCAAACAGCTGATTGTGATGCGGCGTTACATGGCACCGCAGCGCGATGTTTATGCCCGGCTGGCCAGTGAAAAACTGGGCTGGATGGATGACAGTGAACGACGCCGGATGCAGGAAATCGCCGATCGGCTGGGACGCGGACTGGATGATCTGGATGCGGGCGTAGCGCGCACTGCGATTCTGGCTGACGAGGTGGCCTCTGCGATGGCGGAGTCGATGAACCGCCGCACCTATACTATGTCACTGATGGCGATGATCTTCCTGCCCGCTACGTTCCTGACCGGTCTGTTTGGGGTTAATCTGGGTGGCATTCCGGGCGGTGGATGGGAGTACGGCTTCTCTATCTTCTGTCTGCTGCTCGTGGCACTGGCGGTGGGCGTCGCGGGTTATCTGCGTAAACGGCGCTGGCTGTAA
- a CDS encoding peptide ABC transporter substrate-binding protein, with protein MVKTFRMTLAAISLSSILTPAIAANLPAGAQLAEQQQIVRHIKDEPASLDPLKAVGLPEIQVIRDLFEGLTNQDAQGKIVPGVAQSWSSSDNKTWVFTLRNNARWSNGEPVTAQDFVYSWQRLVDPKNSSGSAGFAGLSGIENAAAITKGEMTPDKLGVTAQSKTQLKVTLDRPVPWFPALVANVALFPVPQIVIAQQRDSWTAPGKLVGNGAYQLSERVVNEKIVLTRNPHYWDDAHSVLTKVTFVPINEESSATKRYRANDIDITESFPKNMYALLKKTLPGEVYTPDQLGTYYYAFNTQKGPTADVRVRKALSWSIDRNVIADKVLGTGEKPAWHFTPDVTAGFKPLPTFMQQHDQNALNAQAKSLLAAAGYGPGKPLKLKLLYNTSESHQKIAIAVASMWKKNLGVDVTLENQEWKTYIDSRNSGNFDVIRASWVGDYNEPSTFLNLLTSGSSSNIARFNNADYDAVVAKASRETSEQARNSDYNRAEQILAEQAPIAPIYQYTNGRLIKPWVKGYPITNPEDVAYSRELWIEKH; from the coding sequence ATGGTTAAGACCTTTCGTATGACGCTGGCAGCAATCAGTCTGAGCAGCATCCTCACACCCGCCATTGCGGCGAATCTACCCGCTGGCGCGCAGCTGGCCGAACAGCAGCAGATCGTTCGCCATATTAAAGATGAACCCGCTTCACTTGATCCGCTTAAAGCGGTAGGGCTGCCTGAAATTCAGGTGATTCGCGATCTGTTTGAAGGTCTGACAAATCAGGATGCTCAGGGCAAAATCGTGCCGGGCGTGGCACAGAGCTGGAGCAGCAGCGACAACAAAACCTGGGTCTTCACCCTGCGCAATAACGCGCGCTGGTCAAACGGCGAACCGGTCACGGCGCAGGATTTTGTCTACAGCTGGCAGCGGCTGGTCGATCCCAAAAACAGCTCAGGCTCTGCCGGGTTTGCGGGGTTAAGCGGTATTGAAAATGCGGCAGCGATTACCAAAGGCGAAATGACCCCCGATAAACTGGGAGTGACTGCCCAGAGCAAAACCCAGCTGAAAGTGACGCTTGATCGTCCTGTGCCGTGGTTCCCGGCGCTGGTGGCTAACGTGGCGCTCTTTCCGGTGCCGCAAATAGTCATTGCCCAGCAACGTGACAGCTGGACGGCACCCGGCAAACTGGTCGGTAACGGTGCCTATCAGCTCAGCGAGCGGGTAGTGAACGAGAAAATCGTCCTGACCCGTAATCCTCATTACTGGGATGATGCACATTCGGTGCTGACGAAAGTGACCTTTGTGCCAATCAATGAAGAGTCGAGCGCGACTAAACGTTATCGTGCCAACGACATTGATATCACCGAATCTTTCCCTAAGAACATGTATGCGCTATTAAAGAAAACGTTGCCGGGAGAGGTCTACACACCTGACCAGTTAGGCACCTATTACTATGCGTTTAACACGCAGAAAGGACCAACTGCCGATGTGCGGGTTCGCAAAGCACTGTCCTGGTCTATCGACCGAAACGTCATTGCTGACAAAGTGCTGGGCACCGGTGAGAAACCGGCGTGGCACTTTACGCCAGATGTGACAGCAGGCTTTAAGCCACTGCCCACGTTCATGCAACAGCACGATCAGAACGCCCTGAATGCGCAGGCCAAATCGCTGCTTGCCGCCGCCGGTTACGGTCCGGGTAAACCGCTGAAGCTCAAACTGCTCTACAACACCTCTGAGAGCCATCAGAAGATTGCGATTGCCGTGGCCTCTATGTGGAAAAAGAACCTCGGTGTGGATGTCACACTGGAGAATCAGGAGTGGAAAACCTACATCGACAGTCGTAACAGCGGGAACTTCGATGTGATTCGCGCCTCGTGGGTGGGAGACTACAATGAGCCCTCCACCTTCCTGAATCTGCTGACCTCGGGCAGCAGCAGCAATATCGCGCGCTTTAACAACGCGGATTATGATGCAGTTGTCGCTAAAGCCAGCCGTGAAACCAGCGAGCAGGCACGTAACAGCGATTACAACCGTGCCGAGCAGATCCTCGCTGAACAGGCCCCGATTGCGCCCATCTATCAGTACACGAATGGCCGACTGATTAAACCCTGGGTTAAAGGCTATCCCATCACCAACCCTGAAGATGTCGCCTACAGCCGTGAACTGTGGATTGAAAAGCACTAA
- a CDS encoding 2-hydroxyacid dehydrogenase — MKIAVYSTKHYDQKYLEQVNQQFGFELVFFDFLLSESTAKTAVDCDAVCIFVNDDGSRPVLEELAGLGVKYIALRCAGFNNVDLAAAKELGLEVVRVPAYSPEAVAEHTIGLMMTLNRRIHRAYQRTRDANFSLDGLTGFNMYNKTAGVIGTGKIGIATMRILKGFGMRLLAFDPYPSEQARELGAEYVDLKTLFTESHVITLHCPLTPENHHLLNADAFRQMRDGVMIINTSRGGLIDSQAAIDALKQQKIGALGMDVYENERGLFFEDKSNDVIQDDVFRRLSACHNVLFTGHQAFLTAEALTAISETTLNNLSQLDRGEECPNRLSA, encoded by the coding sequence ATGAAAATCGCGGTTTACAGCACTAAACATTACGATCAGAAATACCTTGAGCAGGTTAACCAGCAGTTTGGTTTCGAACTGGTATTTTTTGACTTTTTACTCTCAGAGAGCACGGCCAAAACCGCAGTGGATTGCGATGCCGTCTGCATTTTTGTTAATGATGACGGCAGTCGCCCGGTGCTGGAAGAGCTGGCCGGGCTGGGTGTGAAATACATCGCGCTGCGTTGTGCTGGCTTCAATAATGTCGATCTGGCTGCAGCGAAAGAGCTGGGTCTGGAAGTCGTACGGGTGCCGGCCTACTCACCGGAAGCGGTGGCGGAACATACGATCGGCCTGATGATGACCCTCAACCGCCGTATTCATCGCGCGTATCAGCGTACCCGTGATGCGAACTTTTCGCTCGACGGACTGACCGGCTTTAACATGTACAACAAAACGGCGGGCGTTATCGGCACGGGTAAGATCGGCATTGCGACCATGCGGATTCTGAAAGGGTTTGGTATGCGGCTGCTGGCGTTTGATCCCTACCCAAGTGAGCAGGCGCGTGAGCTGGGCGCAGAATATGTTGATTTAAAGACGTTGTTTACAGAATCCCACGTCATTACGCTGCACTGTCCGCTGACCCCGGAAAACCATCATCTGCTGAATGCCGACGCGTTTCGTCAGATGCGCGATGGGGTGATGATCATCAACACCAGTCGTGGCGGGCTGATTGATTCACAGGCAGCGATTGATGCGCTGAAACAGCAGAAAATCGGCGCGCTCGGCATGGATGTGTATGAGAATGAACGTGGCCTGTTCTTTGAAGATAAGTCGAATGATGTGATTCAGGACGATGTGTTCCGTCGTCTTTCAGCGTGCCATAACGTACTGTTTACCGGTCATCAGGCATTTTTAACGGCTGAAGCGCTGACGGCCATTTCCGAGACGACACTGAATAATCTTAGCCAGCTCGATCGGGGTGAAGAGTGCCCGAACCGACTCTCAGCCTGA
- a CDS encoding YdbH family protein, with product MAFMPRMFRRRLAAVLALILLLLGLMLTVTQWLPRLVGIWLPEDTRIELTGAPRWRQGGLWLPQIRYLAGDCSLATVKAVSLGWHQSRWKLDADELVVESTCLQKLPASDERTTAPKTLAEWQAMLPGADVHLNKLVVAPWQAYAGVLDLTLEKDRQQLNYQGDNLQLAATLTGQQLAISRLTLTHPALPEPITLSGHLELPAFATDLPVNGEVDGQLALDALPHPLQLTLSWQQQQGELRVGMMDEKRPLLRLPWQISRDQIRIEKGEYFWPLAAQPLSGFINLTLDNWQSGLENSQITGRVNLLTQGRGGKGNVVLGVGPGNLSLTNSHLPFQLTGESKLADLQLFGSIPGVLNGSLLDPQLVLQPKSLLRLRGRLLSTLEVDEARWPLAGVRLSSQGIDGRLQAILNAHDASFGRFRLHLDGRATNFWPDKGEWDWRYWGGGEMLPLQARWDVKGTGGWHDTLIHLDTLSTGFNQLAYGSVSVAKPRLTLTEPVKWQRDVAQPSFKGHFRLQAGQTHFTYGGRLADSTLDFEAKGRDPGYFLWRGELKAGRVGPLRVNGRWDGERLRGQAWWPAQSLTVFQPLLSPDMKMQIQGGSLQAQVAFSAASKQGFQAGGHWTVKQGSVWTPDSQVNGIDFSLPFRFHEQQWQFGQHGPVSLRIAEVKNQFAMQNIRADLQGNWPWSEQSPLTLQDVSLDLLGGQITLPALRMPQHDPARVSLRNISLSELVTALKPKQFAMSGKVNGELPLWLNNPRWLVEKGWIANSGPLTFRLDKDMADAITRNNVATGAALDWLRYMEVSRSWATINLNNLGDLTMEAQVQGVSQFSNRRQTVNLNYRHQENLFQLWRSLRFGDNLQSWLEQHATLPSNKDTSP from the coding sequence ATGGCTTTTATGCCACGGATGTTCCGGCGACGGCTGGCGGCCGTACTTGCGCTGATTCTCCTGCTGCTCGGCCTGATGTTGACTGTGACGCAATGGCTGCCAAGGCTGGTCGGCATCTGGCTGCCTGAGGATACCCGCATTGAACTGACGGGTGCACCGCGCTGGCGGCAGGGCGGCCTGTGGCTGCCTCAGATTCGTTACCTCGCCGGCGATTGCTCACTGGCAACCGTAAAGGCAGTGTCACTGGGCTGGCATCAGTCGCGCTGGAAGCTGGATGCGGACGAACTGGTGGTGGAGAGCACCTGCCTGCAAAAATTACCCGCCAGTGACGAGAGAACGACAGCCCCCAAAACGCTGGCCGAATGGCAGGCAATGCTACCGGGTGCCGATGTTCATCTGAACAAACTTGTCGTGGCACCCTGGCAGGCCTATGCGGGCGTGCTGGACCTGACGCTGGAAAAAGATCGCCAGCAACTTAATTATCAGGGCGACAACCTGCAACTGGCGGCGACGCTGACCGGTCAGCAGCTCGCGATCAGTCGCCTGACGCTTACCCATCCTGCGCTGCCTGAACCCATTACGCTAAGTGGTCATCTTGAGTTACCTGCTTTCGCCACCGATCTGCCGGTGAATGGCGAGGTGGACGGACAACTGGCGCTGGATGCCTTACCGCATCCGCTGCAGTTAACGCTCAGCTGGCAGCAGCAGCAGGGCGAGCTGCGCGTGGGGATGATGGATGAGAAAAGGCCGCTTCTCAGACTGCCGTGGCAAATCAGCCGCGATCAGATTCGGATCGAAAAGGGCGAGTATTTCTGGCCTCTGGCGGCTCAGCCACTGTCTGGATTTATTAACCTGACGCTGGATAACTGGCAGTCAGGCCTTGAAAACAGCCAGATTACGGGGCGCGTTAACCTGCTGACCCAGGGACGTGGCGGTAAAGGTAACGTGGTACTGGGCGTCGGTCCCGGTAACCTGAGTCTGACCAATAGCCACCTGCCGTTTCAGCTGACCGGTGAAAGCAAGCTGGCCGATCTGCAACTTTTCGGCTCTATTCCCGGCGTGCTCAACGGCTCGCTGCTCGATCCTCAGTTAGTTTTGCAACCTAAATCGCTGCTGCGCCTGCGGGGGCGACTGCTCTCCACGCTGGAAGTGGACGAAGCGCGCTGGCCGCTGGCCGGCGTGCGACTCTCCTCGCAGGGTATTGATGGCCGCCTGCAGGCCATTCTCAACGCGCACGATGCCAGCTTTGGCCGCTTCCGGCTGCATCTTGATGGTCGCGCCACAAATTTCTGGCCCGATAAGGGCGAGTGGGACTGGCGCTACTGGGGCGGGGGCGAGATGCTGCCGCTGCAGGCACGCTGGGATGTCAAAGGCACCGGCGGCTGGCACGACACGCTGATCCACCTTGATACGCTCTCCACCGGATTTAATCAGCTGGCTTATGGCAGCGTTAGCGTCGCAAAACCGCGCCTGACACTGACCGAACCCGTTAAGTGGCAGCGCGATGTGGCGCAACCTTCCTTCAAAGGCCATTTCAGACTGCAGGCGGGCCAGACCCACTTCACCTATGGCGGCCGTCTGGCTGATTCCACGCTGGACTTTGAGGCGAAAGGCCGTGATCCCGGCTATTTCCTCTGGCGGGGCGAGTTAAAAGCGGGGAGGGTTGGCCCGCTGCGGGTGAATGGCCGCTGGGACGGTGAACGGTTACGCGGTCAGGCCTGGTGGCCGGCACAGTCGCTGACCGTGTTTCAGCCGCTGCTCAGCCCCGACATGAAAATGCAGATTCAGGGCGGCAGTTTGCAGGCACAGGTCGCATTCTCCGCTGCCAGTAAACAGGGCTTCCAGGCGGGAGGCCACTGGACGGTCAAACAGGGCAGTGTCTGGACGCCGGACAGTCAGGTGAACGGTATCGACTTCTCGCTGCCGTTCAGGTTTCATGAGCAGCAATGGCAGTTTGGTCAGCATGGCCCGGTATCACTCCGCATTGCCGAGGTGAAGAACCAGTTTGCCATGCAGAATATTCGGGCCGATCTGCAGGGTAACTGGCCGTGGTCTGAACAATCCCCCCTGACTTTACAGGATGTCAGTCTTGACCTGCTTGGCGGACAGATTACGCTGCCAGCCCTGCGTATGCCGCAACATGATCCCGCCCGGGTGTCGCTGCGTAATATCAGCCTCAGCGAGCTGGTGACGGCGCTGAAGCCTAAACAGTTTGCCATGTCAGGTAAGGTTAACGGTGAGTTGCCGCTGTGGTTGAATAATCCACGCTGGCTGGTGGAGAAAGGGTGGATTGCTAACAGCGGTCCGCTGACTTTCCGGCTGGATAAAGATATGGCGGATGCGATTACCCGCAACAACGTAGCGACCGGCGCAGCGCTGGACTGGTTACGCTATATGGAAGTCTCCCGCAGCTGGGCGACAATCAATCTGAATAACCTCGGCGACCTCACTATGGAAGCGCAGGTACAGGGCGTCAGCCAGTTCAGTAACCGTCGTCAGACGGTCAATCTTAACTATCGTCATCAGGAAAACCTGTTTCAGCTCTGGCGCAGCCTGCGCTTTGGCGATAATTTGCAATCCTGGTTAGAGCAACATGCGACTTTGCCATCGAACAAGGACACTTCACCATGA
- the ttcA gene encoding tRNA 2-thiocytidine(32) synthetase TtcA, with the protein MQDNQTVDKKEQYNLNKLQKRLRRNVGEAIADFNMIEEGDRIMVCLSGGKDSYTMLEILRSLQKSAPVNFSLIAVNLDQKQPGFPEHILPQYLEAQGVEYRIIEEDTYSIVKEKVPEGKTTCSLCSRLRRGILYRVATELGCTKIALGHHRDDILQTLFLNMFYGGKLKGMPPKLMSDDGKQIVIRPLAYCREKDIIRFSDARQFPIIPCNLCGSQPNLQRQVVADMLRDWDKRYPGRIETMFSAMQNVVPSHLADINLFDFKGIKHGDAVVDGGDLAFDRETLPLQPVGWRADEEDAPDLSARLDVLQIK; encoded by the coding sequence ATGCAAGATAATCAAACGGTTGACAAGAAAGAACAGTACAACCTCAATAAGCTGCAGAAACGTCTGCGTCGTAACGTCGGCGAAGCCATTGCAGATTTTAATATGATTGAAGAAGGCGACCGCATCATGGTCTGTCTGTCGGGCGGTAAAGACAGCTACACCATGCTGGAAATTTTGCGCAGCCTGCAAAAAAGTGCGCCGGTCAACTTCAGCCTGATTGCCGTTAACCTCGACCAGAAACAGCCTGGCTTCCCGGAGCACATCCTGCCGCAATATCTTGAGGCACAGGGCGTTGAGTACCGGATTATCGAAGAAGACACCTACTCCATCGTCAAAGAGAAAGTGCCGGAAGGTAAAACCACCTGCTCACTCTGCTCGCGCCTGCGCCGTGGCATTCTCTATCGCGTCGCGACTGAACTGGGTTGTACTAAAATCGCGCTCGGCCACCATCGCGATGACATCCTGCAGACGCTGTTCCTGAACATGTTTTACGGCGGAAAACTGAAAGGTATGCCGCCAAAACTGATGAGTGATGATGGCAAGCAGATTGTGATTCGTCCGCTGGCCTACTGCCGCGAGAAAGATATCATTCGTTTCTCAGACGCGCGTCAGTTCCCGATTATCCCGTGCAATCTCTGCGGTTCTCAGCCAAACCTGCAGCGGCAGGTGGTAGCCGATATGTTGCGTGACTGGGATAAGCGCTATCCTGGCCGCATTGAAACCATGTTCAGCGCAATGCAAAACGTCGTGCCGTCGCACCTGGCAGATATCAATCTGTTCGATTTTAAAGGGATTAAGCATGGCGATGCGGTCGTTGATGGCGGCGATCTCGCTTTTGACCGCGAAACCCTGCCGTTGCAGCCTGTGGGCTGGCGAGCTGATGAAGAGGATGCACCGGACCTCAGCGCACGTCTGGATGTGCTTCAGATTAAGTAA
- a CDS encoding MgtC/SapB family protein, whose protein sequence is MLMDMLIRIALAGILGGLIGLERQMRAKEAGLRTHILVGIGSAMFMLVSKYGFADMLTSDHVALDPSRIAAQVVSGMGFLGAGTIMIQKQVVKGLTTAAGLWVTAAIGLVIGSGMYEIGIYGTVLALVVLEVFRRLSHVLIGKHHTLLVFLKPKSVPLVLLVMQREGIRYGNVTVINRDEESGLCELSIQVTLSRKSNDAHLYDKVIEIKGVQSLEMM, encoded by the coding sequence ATGTTAATGGATATGTTAATTCGCATCGCCCTGGCCGGTATTCTTGGCGGCCTGATTGGTCTGGAGCGTCAGATGCGGGCCAAAGAAGCGGGACTGCGTACCCATATTCTGGTCGGTATCGGCAGTGCGATGTTCATGCTGGTGTCGAAGTATGGTTTCGCCGATATGCTCACCAGCGACCATGTGGCACTGGACCCCAGTCGTATTGCAGCCCAGGTCGTCAGCGGTATGGGCTTCCTGGGCGCAGGCACCATCATGATTCAGAAGCAGGTGGTGAAAGGCCTGACCACGGCAGCGGGATTATGGGTAACGGCAGCGATTGGTCTGGTAATCGGCAGCGGCATGTATGAGATCGGCATTTATGGCACAGTGCTGGCGCTGGTGGTGCTGGAAGTGTTCCGCCGCCTGAGCCATGTTTTAATCGGCAAGCACCATACGTTACTGGTTTTCCTTAAGCCTAAAAGCGTGCCGCTGGTGCTACTGGTTATGCAGCGGGAAGGTATTCGTTATGGCAATGTGACGGTGATTAATCGTGATGAGGAGAGCGGCCTGTGCGAACTCAGCATACAGGTAACGTTGTCCCGCAAGTCAAATGATGCGCACCTCTACGATAAGGTCATTGAGATAAAAGGCGTACAGTCGCTGGAGATGATGTAA
- the mpaA gene encoding murein tripeptide amidase MpaA has protein sequence MSPLHPRPLRGKLDVSYQQYGRSVLGAPLLWFPAPLGDPDSGLILAGTHGDENAAIATLSAALRTLPDGMRRHHVVLAVNPDGCQLGLRANANGVDLNRNFPAANWQPGETVYRWNSAADARDVTLSTGTHPGSEPETLALCALIHQLKPAWIVSWHEPLGCIDDPHQVEIGGWLASQTGLPRVSSVGYDTPGSFGSWCYDLSLPCVTAEMPVISVDEATETYLEMMGSLLRWQQ, from the coding sequence ATGTCGCCACTTCATCCGCGTCCCCTTCGCGGCAAACTTGACGTTTCGTATCAGCAGTATGGCCGCTCCGTGCTGGGCGCGCCGCTGCTGTGGTTTCCAGCGCCACTGGGTGACCCCGACAGCGGTCTGATTCTGGCTGGCACACACGGTGATGAAAATGCGGCCATCGCCACCCTTTCTGCTGCGTTACGGACACTGCCCGATGGCATGCGTCGGCACCACGTGGTGCTGGCAGTCAATCCTGATGGCTGTCAGCTTGGCCTGCGCGCTAACGCAAATGGCGTCGATCTCAACCGCAACTTCCCGGCAGCGAACTGGCAGCCCGGAGAGACCGTTTATCGCTGGAACAGCGCTGCCGATGCGCGGGATGTCACGCTCTCAACCGGCACGCATCCGGGTTCTGAACCGGAAACACTGGCGCTCTGTGCCCTGATACATCAACTTAAGCCAGCCTGGATCGTTTCCTGGCATGAGCCGCTGGGCTGTATTGACGACCCGCATCAGGTGGAGATTGGCGGCTGGCTGGCCAGCCAAACCGGCCTTCCTCGCGTCAGCAGCGTGGGATATGACACGCCTGGCTCATTCGGCAGCTGGTGTTACGATCTCAGTCTGCCCTGCGTGACCGCTGAGATGCCGGTGATTTCCGTGGATGAAGCCACGGAGACCTATCTTGAGATGATGGGTAGTTTGCTGCGCTGGCAGCAATAA
- a CDS encoding DUF333 domain-containing protein, protein MKAATFLLAGAALLLSACSSNSDDNEPPQQATAAHIQPRVVMSSLAESTCSNAGGTLAFSHQLDGSRVGMCQLVNGRRCDEQALIGGNCAR, encoded by the coding sequence ATGAAAGCAGCCACCTTTTTGCTGGCCGGTGCCGCATTATTACTCTCTGCCTGCAGTAGCAACAGTGATGATAACGAGCCACCGCAACAAGCCACCGCCGCGCACATCCAGCCTCGTGTGGTGATGTCTTCCCTGGCAGAAAGCACCTGTTCGAACGCAGGCGGAACGCTGGCGTTTTCACATCAGCTGGATGGATCACGTGTGGGCATGTGTCAGTTAGTGAATGGCCGTCGCTGCGATGAGCAGGCGTTAATTGGCGGGAACTGCGCGCGCTGA